One window of the Podospora pseudocomata strain CBS 415.72m chromosome 7, whole genome shotgun sequence genome contains the following:
- a CDS encoding hypothetical protein (COG:Q; EggNog:ENOG503NWQ2), whose amino-acid sequence MNAPSSSSSSSPKMDPESGPSPSHLKNTTLTSLTWSSLSHAISTTPILTSSTGLLRPGELLAVMGPSGSGKTTLLNLLSRRLSPSSPSPILLNGTPLPLPQFQSLTRFVEQTDSLIGALTPRETLHFASRLSSAGISKKERRERVEGLLGSFGLIEQGDVVVGTVTKKGLSGGQKRRLGVAKEVITGPRVVILDEPTSGLDGRGGWEVVKFLRGLARENNLIIVASIHQPSTATFDLFDKLLLLSEGKTHYFGSVEGMGGYYESQLGMVMPRHVNPAEWLLEQTNIDYADDKEAARARLEEMQSGWERSDLKKKLDEDVAAVAAGAEKGGDELVLGDDEARDKRPGMASVVVTLVHRSFIKSYRDVVAYGIRLAMYTGLAIMMGTVWLRLPATQDSIIPFTNSIFYGSAFLSFMAVAYCPAYLEDYNQYAKEKRNGLYGATAMTLSNFLVGTPYLFLISVVFSIISYWLSNFQPTAKAFFTWVFWLFLDLLAAEGLVVFMASLFPSFVISLALVAFANGLWMSVDGFMVPPGTLNVFWKYVFHYWDYQKYVFENMMINEFSERVYTCAETADGCQCMWQTDLADQCLIRGKGVLDQYGYKPGYMGKDVGIMLAIIFGYRLAGWLVLKLKK is encoded by the exons aTGAACGCCccatcaagctcctcctcctcctcccccaaaatgGACCCCGAATccggcccctccccctcccacctgaaaaacaccaccctcacctccctcacctggTCCTCCCTATCCCACGCAATCTCCACgacccccatcctcacctcctcaacgggCCTCCTCCGCCCAGGCGAACTCCTAGCAGTAATGGGCCCCTCGGGCTCAGGcaaaacaaccctcctcaacctcctctcccgccgcctttccccatcatccccctcacccatccTCCTAAACggaacccccctccccctcccccaattcCAATCCCTGACCCGCTTCGTCGAACAGACTGACTCCCTCATCGGGGCCCTAACCCCACGCGAGACCCTCCACTTTGCCTCACGGCTCTCAAGCGCGGGGATTAGCAAAAAAGAGAGGCGGGAAAGGGTAGAGGGTCTACTCGGGAGTTTTGGCCTGATCGAACAAGGCGATGTAGTAGTCGGAACTGTGACAAAAAAAGGGTTGAGCGGAGGGCAAAAGAGACGGTTGGGGGTTGCAAAGGAGGTTATCACCGGGCCGAGGGTGGTCATACTTGATGAGCCGACCAGCGGgcttgatgggaggggggggtgggaggttgtcaagtttttgagggggttggcgagggagaataAT TTGATTATTGTTGCGAGTATACACCAGCCTTCGACCGCGACGTTTGACCTGTTCGACAAGCTGTTGCTCTTGTCAGAGGGCAAGACGCATTATTTTGGTtcggtggaggggatgggggggtatTATGAGAGTCAACTTGGGATGGTCATGCCACGACATGTTAATCCTGCTGAGTGGTTGCTTGAGCAGACTAATATTGATTATGCCGATGATAAAGAGGCTGCGAGGGCGAGGCTAGAGGAGATGCAGTCTGGCTGGGAGAGGTCGGATTTGAAGAAAAagttggatgaggatgttgctgctgttgctgctggggcggagaaggggggggatgagcttgtgttgggggatgatgaggcgaGAGACAAAAGGCCGGGGATGGCGAGTGTGGTTGTGACGCTGGTGCACAGGAGCTTTATCAAGAGTTATCGGGATGTGGTTGCCTATGGGATTAGGTTGGCGATGTATACTG GTCTCGCCATAATGATGGGTACAGTCTGGCTCCGTCTGCCAGCCACACAAGactccatcatccccttcaccaactccATCTTTTACGGCAGCGCCTTCCTCAGCTTCATGGCTGTGGCGTACTGTCCCGCCTACCTCGAAGATTACAACCAGTATGCCAAAGAGAAACGGAACGGGCTCTACGGCGCCACCGCCATGACGCTGTCAAACTTCCTCGTTGGGACACCAtacctcttcctcatctcagTCGTCTTCTCAATAATCAGCTACTGGCTCTCCAACTTCCAGCCTACCGCCAAAGCCTTCTTCACCTGGGTCTTCTGGCTCTTCCTGGACTTGCTTGCCGCCGAAGGGCTGGTAGTCTTTATGGCCTCTCTCTTCCCGTCCTTTGTCATCTCGTTGGCGCTGGTTGCGTTTGCCAATGGCTTGTGGATGAGCGTGGACGGGTTCATGGTGCCGCCGGGGACGTTGAATGTCTTTTGGAAATATGTTTTCCATTACTGGGACTATCAAAAGTATGTGTTTGAGAATATGATGATCAATGAGTTCAGTGAGAGGGTGTATACCTGCGCCGAGACGGCGGATGGGTGTCAAT GCATGTGGCAGACTGATCTGGCTGATCAATGCCTGATCCGTGGAAAGGGAGTGTTGGATCAGTACGGATACAAGCCTGGGTATATGGGCAAGGATGTGGGCATCATGCTGGCCATCATTTTTGGATATCGGCTCgcggggtggttggtgttgaagctGAAGAAGTAG
- a CDS encoding hypothetical protein (EggNog:ENOG503P2PS), producing the protein MASLSSTSPLITLGTTISTPSSHHTARTDGDNAGDTSALTSVDDLDDDDDQLLPPPYRDAAQLPFMIKNQLQIHLEEKMYPETLNMLHALLSNCASFSPPSKEQGSQPPQRVYVPPPHQLAFISSLAIHPRFTSAPPDVETTTPPVRDGAAALSYLRGLLSIVGPINANFRQAFEFKPPPSSSHDRRSRRGDVFGNWSTSGMSGADSDASSSDVMTGTFAREGVIWHRASDFWSVLGWSFWCAAFVPGRWKYWKPWLEFVVTVLEQDWNDRLAMDKKTTTAGDEPYPNLKGSLLVAYLEDITKARKTVQKEVMKALTFALEAGDRKVYGEVFTNEELVGPRTIKRKRADTTLDLENGCFGDYDDDDSDLENEGDSQELPCSSARSAPGVQKRTKKAMESDAGPRPAAFRLPDGVAETIPFRLRIFRLLSAAAHYLRDVSFPTSELYQSFSYKVRTSPLPVFELFLKAHNDLPDFAKVPLYRNVLDGLLPPNGLPDPDRVDRDTNSRDDISALEVMMQKCFLPFPAGRITAEDNAKLSIVLENMLWVLYLAGDITDAAGLGKAIETGIKAREAKIKGRGRAGGVDRLGREMLARSSNNLRVFARILG; encoded by the exons ATGGCGTCGTTGTCTAGCACATCGCCCCTCATAACCCTGGGCACGACTATCTCGACTCCCAGTTCGCACCACACGGCTCGAACAGATGGGGACAACGCCGGCGACACGTCTGCTCTTACGAGTGTGGATGActtggacgacgacgatgaccaGCTGTTACCTCCGCCCTATCGAGATGCAGCCCAGCTACCGTTTATGATTAAGAACCAGTTACAGATCCAcctggaggagaagatgt ACCCTGAGACCCTGAACATGCTCcacgccctcctctccaactgCGCCAGCTTCTCCCCACCCTCGAAAGAGCAAGgctcccaaccaccacagagAGTCTACGttcccccaccacaccaactcGCCTTCATCAGCAGTCTCGCAATCCACCCGCGGTTCACCTCGGCCCCACCAGACGTCGAAACGACCACCCCGCCGGTGCGCGACGGCGCCGCTGCCCTCTCCTACCTCCGAGGTCTGCTGTCTATCGTCGGCCCAATAAACGCCAACTTTCGACAAGCATTCGAGTTcaaaccacctccatcatcctcccatgacaggagatcaagaaggggAGATGTGTTTGGTAACTGGTCAACCAGTGGCATGAGCGGAGCAGATAGTGAcgcttcctcttctgatgTCATGACTGGTACCTTTGCCAGAGAAGGAGTCATCTGGCACCGCGCGAGTGATTTCTGGTCGGTGCTAGGGTGGTCATTTTGGTGCGCTGCGTTTGTGCCAGGGAGGTGGAAGTATTGGAAGCCGTGGTTGGAGTTTGTGGTTACGGTACTGGAGCAGGATTGGAATGATCGGTTGGCGATGGAtaagaagacgacgacggcgggtGATGAGCCGTATCCCAATTTGAAGGGGAGTTTGTTGGTGGCTTATCTGGAGGATATCACCAAGGCGAGGAAAACCGTGCAAaaggaggtgatgaaggcTTTGACTTTTGCCTTGGAGGCTGGGGATAGGAAGGTGTATGGGGAGGTTTTCACGAATGAAGAGTTGGTTGGGCCGAGGACTATtaagaggaagagggcggaTACAACGCTGGATCTGGAGAATGGCTGCTTCGGGGACtatgatgacgatgactcGGACTTGGAGAATGAGGGGGACAGTCAGGAGCTGCCTTGCAGTTCTGCCAGGTCTGCGCCGGGGGTACAGAAAAGgacgaagaaggcgatgGAAAGCGATGCGGGCCCGAGGCCGGCTGCGTTTCGTTTGCCCGATGGAGTCGCCGAGACCATCCCATTCCGACTACGAATATTCCGTCTTTTATCGGCAGCGGCCCATTATCTCCGCGACGTATCCTTTCCTACTTCTGAGCTTTACCAGAGCTTCTCGTACAAGGTCAGGACTTCACCGCTGCCTGTTTTTGAGCTCTTTCTCAAAGCACACAACGACCTGCCTGATTTTGCCAAAGTACCGCTCTACAGGAATGTTCTGGACGGTTTACTGCCGCCGAACGGCCTGCCGGATCCCGACCGTGTGGACCGCGACACGAATAGCCGGGATGACATCTCTGCTCTCGAGGTTATGATGCAGAAGTGCTTCTTGCCGTTCCCGGCTGGGAGGATCACGGCCGAGGATAATGCCAAGTTGTCGATTGTGTTGGAGAATATGCTGTGGGTCTTGTATCTGGCGGGGGACATCACGGACGCGGCCGGTCTCGGGAAGGCGATTGAGACGGGGAtcaaggcgagggaggccaAGATtaaggggagggggagggcgggtgGAGTTGataggttggggagggagatgctcGCGAGGTCGAGTAATAATCTGAGGGTGTTTGCGAGGATTCTCGGTTGA
- a CDS encoding hypothetical protein (EggNog:ENOG503P5KT; COG:C) has protein sequence MSQPLSLVQKFQSLRLPWRRHFLVGKDLSGNTYWEFHDRGNPNPDRWRRILRPNPALKLHHSEVKIPPAWHQWLRHTRPDPPTIEEQQADVIRQERLKILAAEADRRWEAKAKYIEDGVGGKQRKPALEGSGMWVEKKEDEQQKVPKEVKREEVWEGMKKQVEQGEGEILVGGKKKVDPWRQKRAGPGEEWQPQGWTPGAAKKP, from the coding sequence ATGTCCCaacccctctccctcgtccaaAAATTCCAatccctccgcctcccctgGCGCCGCCACTTCCTAGTAGGCAAAGATCTCTCAGGCAACACCTACTGGGAGTTCCACGACCgcggcaaccccaacccagacCGCTGGCGCCGTATCCTCCGCCCCAACCCTGccctcaaactccaccaCTCCGAGGTCAAGATCCCGCCCGCGTGGCACCAGTGGCTGCGTCACACCCGGCCTGACCCGCCCACCATTGAAGAACAGCAAGCAGACGTTATCAGACAAGAAAGACTCAAGATTTTGGCGGCAGAGGCGGACAGGAGGTGGGAGGCCAAGGCTAAATAtattgaggatggggttggggggaaaCAGAGGAAGCCAGCGTTGGAGGGGAGCGGGATGTgggttgagaagaaggaggatgaacAACAAAAAGTGCccaaggaggtcaagagggaggaggtttgggaggggatgaagaaaCAGGTTGAACAAGGGGAAGGCGAGAttttggttggggggaagaaaaaggttGATCCGTGGAGGCAGAAGAGGGCTGGGCCCGGGGAGGAGTGGCAGCCTCAGGGGTGGACGCCGGgggcggcgaagaagccATGA
- the SCP1 gene encoding calponin (EggNog:ENOG503NXUA; COG:Z) — MASVTSLDGDLRRLRLEKYTPAAATEAKQWIESVIGETLPGKDLLEGLKDGVALCKLVNLAIGPPGVKCKKSAMPFVQMENISHFLRACQTPPLNLQQHDMFLTVDLYERKDPAQVLQCLGAFSRAANAANPDTFPNPIGPKAKNPALLSPQPTGYNTPPLIRGRGNSNASNTSSSVYGRGTPSLSASRTGGDDGPWGRAKSPTNGATSPGVSSWSKKEHEGATSPAWNIAQYGYMGGANQNNLGIAFGGRRQITSAGPAVPSLYEKEKKRKEEAEKLRLQQEEEERKKKAELEAEEARAKKEEERRWEEEAKRIREEERRKIEEEKRRWEEEERQWKMTEEKRRKEEAEAERRLQEERAKARQQKSGSELRGQYLSQYQAGQESSDKERIRQLEEELAKAREREAQYERERQGRSRGHGNRDAKKARSRSRSRPAAADKVSRQDSWSVRDEQNFASKSWHHHQNEVDIEEEPPLSPPLPSQSPRPLPDPAKVKTHRTGEKSSLPPPTLPIRKQPTGSQPLPIAKQHTGSRPLPDPTTYSATTSPESTRQLPTPGSAGSNNRSPFAKPTSPRSSKQTTSPFSTKPTTTPFSTKPPTNSPFTSKPTTNSPFVSKSPFAKPAPQPTSRTDRYLSSNPAPLHSPPTSTFVKELAGTVDEQAEEDRRRQQAQKQTKAAGWASKSLLEKEMELERQRQKEWEESQKETAKAVRTADGVEGIGGGIGGRWDVGQWSGYTGGDGQNKGGQGIGANRRQIVGPRPLPGNGGR, encoded by the exons ATGGCGTCCGTGACATCGCTAGACGGCGACTTGCGCCGGTTGCGCCTGGAGAAGTACACGCCCGCCGCTGCGACCGAGGCAAAGCAATGGATAGAGAGTGTCATCGGCGAGACCTTGCCCGGAAAAGACCTGCTCGAGGGACTCAAAGATGGTGTTGCTTTGTGCAA ACTCGTCAACCTCGCCATCGGTCCTCCAGGAGTCAAGTGCAAGAAATCCGCCATGCCTTTTGTTCAGATGGAAAACATCTCCCACTTTCTCCGCGCCtgccaaacaccacctctcaacctccaacagcACGACATGTTTCTGACTGTCGACCTCTACGAGCGAAAAGATCCCGCCCAGGTCCTCCAGTGCCTTGGTGCTTTCAGCCGGGCGGCCAACGCTGCCAACCCAGACACCTTTCCCAATCCGATCGGTCCCAAAGCCAAGAACCCGGCGCTGTTAAGTCCACAACCGACGGGTTACAATACTCCTCCACTTATACGTGGCCGGGGGAATTCCAATGCTAGTAATACCTCGTCTTCGGTGTATGGCAGGGGAACGCCGTCATTATCGGCATCGAGAACAGGGGGTGACGACGGACCATGGGGCCGGGCCAAGTCCCCAACGAACGGTGCAACTTCTCCTGGTGTTAGTAGCTGGAGTAAGAAGGAGCACGAAGGCGCCACATCTCCGGCCTGGAACATCGCCCAGTATGGCTACATGGGCGGTGCCAACCAGAATAACCTAGGGATCGCCTTTGGTGGCAGGAGGCAGATCACTAGTGCTGGTCCTGCAGTCCCAAGCTTGtacgagaaggagaagaagagaaaggaggaggccgagaagctgaggctacaacaagaagaggaggagcgcaagaagaaggcggaaCTCGAAGCGGAAGAAGCACgggccaagaaggaagaggagcgaaggtgggaagaggaggccaagCGGATCAGGGAAGAAGAGCGGAGGAAAAttgaagaggagaaaagacggtgggaggaggaggaacggCAGTGGAAGATGACAGAGGAAAAGAGGCGCAAAGAGGAGGCCGAAGCTGAAAGGCGGTTGCAGGAGGAACGTGCGAAGGCTCGACAGCAAAAGAGCGGGTCCGAGCTTCGTGGTCAGTACTTGAGCCAATATCAAGCGGGTCAGGAGTCATCAGATAAGGAACGCATCAGACAGCTCGAAGAAGAGCTTGCAAAGGCACGAGAGAGGGAGGCCCAGTATGAGCGGGAACGTCAGGGGCGGTCTCGCGGACATGGGAACAGGGAtgccaagaaggcgaggtCTCGATCTCGCAGCcggcctgctgctgcggaCAAGGTGAGCAGACAGGACTCGTGGAGTGTGAGGGATGAGCAGAACTTTGCTTCGAAATCGtggcaccatcaccaaaacgAGGTCGACATTGAAGAGGAACCTCCGTTGAGCCCACCGCTTCCATCACAGTCACCGAGACCACTCCCCGACCCGGCAAAGGTTAAGACCCATCGCACGGGAGAGAAGTCGTCTTTGCCACCACCGACTTTGCCCATCAGGAAGCAGCCTACTGGTAGTCAACCGCTTCCCATCGCGAAGCAGCACACCGGttctcgccctcttcctgaTCCGACTACTTACTCCGCGACAACATCCCCAGAATCAACCCGACAACTTCCCACCCCTGGGTCGGCTGGTAGTAACAACCGCAGCCCGTTTGCAAAGCCAACCAGCCCTCGCTCCtccaaacaaaccaccagccccttttccacTAAACCAACTACCACACCCTTCTCAACCAAACCgcccaccaactccccctttacatccaaaccaacaaccaactcccccttTGTATCCAAATCCCCCTTTGCCAAAcccgccccccaacccacctctCGCACCGACAGgtacctctcctccaaccccgcccccctccactccccccctACTTCAACCTTTGTCAAAGAACTTGCCGGGACGGTAGACGAACAAGCAGAGGAGGATCGCCGCCGTCAACAAGCCCAGAAACAGACAAAGGCTGCCGGGTGGGCTAGCAAGTCCCTCTTGGAAAAGGagatggagctggagagacagagacaaaAGGAGTGGGAAGAGAGCCAGAAGGAAACGGCCAAGGCGGTCAGGACGGcggatggggtggaggggattgGAGGTGGGATAGGGGGTAGGTGGGATGTGGGACAGTGGAGTGGGTATACggggggtgatgggcagAATAAGGGCGGGCAGGGGATTGGGGCCAATAGGAGGCAGATTGTGGGGCCTAGGCCGCTGCcggggaatggggggaggtga
- the MIP1 gene encoding DNA-directed DNA polymerase gamma mip1 (EggNog:ENOG503NTXD; BUSCO:EOG092603KJ; COG:L) gives MLLPYRRVAAGRDALVASFIRLARHCAGRRPISSRRWISQTAATQDETTENLSVPCTARYNEIGVQQLSSHIYDQLFPKGNTSPPSKELVDLARDHLRRHELLGKNTDTSAPVAFDLPPLVGSTLDEHFHKLGVDAAEPFLTHAKRFALANPPPKPRKWVRRSGWTKYYADGRTEPVDAPEGEAMTFDTEVMWKESPYAVMACAATADAWYAWLSPWLLGETENEHQLIPVGDPTKERVIIGHNIGYDRARILEEYSLRQTRNSFLDTMSLHVAVNGMCSQQRPTWMKHRKDREFRDKIAKESSNAELVELLNNGAFSAQEEELWVERSSINSLRDVAQFHLGVTIDKEARNAFGEFDRDGINQQLDELMTYCAADVAITHRVYQVVFPNFLRVCPHPVSFAALRHLSNVILPVNKTWDSYIANAEATYRKLSDGVRERLVALTDKAREIKKQPEKWSTDPWMSQLDWSGQEVKMTKGTPTSPPREYKNQKMPGEPNWYRNLFPKAKGPINLTVRTRIAPLLLRLSWDGHPLFWSDKHGWTFRVPLADMKKYIDKQMKPCDFEGETVLAVKEDTKHAYFKLPHKDGPTARCTNPMAKSYLSYFEKGTLSSEYDYAKEALEMNASCSYWISSRDRIMSQLVVYESNLPEPVRPKDLPEDAPTPGFILPQVIPMGTVTRRAVENTWLTASNAKKNRVGSELKAMVRAPPGYVFVGADVDSEELWIASVVGDATFKLHGGNAIGFMTLEGTKAQGTDLHSRTAAILGITRNDAKVFNYGRIYGAGLKFAGQLLRQFNPSLSEQETLDIAGKLYATTKGTKTNRKSLYKRPFWRGGTESFVFNKLEEFAEQSHPRTPVLGAGITEALTARFLSKGGYLTSRINWAIQSSGVDYLHLLIVSMDYLTRRFNIACRLAITVHDEIRYLVQEHDKYRAAMALQISNLWTRAMFAQQVGIHDLPQSCAFFSAVDIDTVLRKEVDMPCITPSNPIPIPPGETVDINQLLSKGSLARLDPTITPDPTYAPRVNHIKYVPRKPVMEQLQEEEHAQEDEKSKLRFIRAQIANDEAEFREILRETRGEAQREKYIPKVPVKILKKPYSASAKLLPGAARYGQREPVMVREALEGVRYKSWPGGSGSGGSKKWDGGREKGRERVQWDFTR, from the coding sequence ATGCTGCTCCCTTACCGCAGGGTCGCGGCAGGACGAGACGCGCTGGTCGCCAGCTTCATCCGTCTTGCGAGACACTGCGCCGGCAGAcgtcccatctcatcccggCGGTGGATTTCGCAAACCGCTGCTACTCAAGACGAAACCACCGAAAACCTATCAGTGCCATGTACTGCGCGGTACAACGAGATTGGCGTACAGCAACTGAGCTCGCACATTTACGACCAGCTGTTCCCCAAGGGCaacacctcacccccctccaaagaGCTGGTCGATCTTGCGCGGGACCACCTTCGACGTCACGAACTGCTGGGGAAAAACACCGACACCTCGGCGCCCGTCGCATTCGATCTCCCGCCGCTGGTCGGAAGCACCCTCGACGAGCATTTCCACAAACTAGGCGTCGATGCCGCCGAGCCCTTCCTCACCCACGCGAAGCGGTTTGCCCTGGCAAATCCGCCACCGAAACCGAGAAAATGGGTGCGCCGGAGCGGGTGGACAAAGTACTACGCCGATGGCCGGACCGAGCCAGTGGATGCGCCTGAGGGAGAAGCCATGACATTTGACACCGAGGTCATGTGGAAAGAAAGCCCGTACGCCGTCATGGCCTGCGCTGCGACGGCCGATGCTTGGTATGCCTGGTTGTCGCCGTGGCTGTTGGGCGAGACAGAAAACGAACATCAGCTCATTCCGGTGGGCGATCCAACAAAAGAGCGGGTGATAATAGGGCACAATATCGGATACGATCGGGCGAGGATATTGGAGGAATACAGCCTGAGACAGACGAGGAATTCGTTCCTGGACACCATGTCATTGCACGTTGCTGTCAATGGCATGTGTTCGCAACAACGACCAACGTGGATGAAGCACAGGAAGGACCGCGAGTTTCGGGACAAGATCGCCAAGGAGTCGAGCAATGCCGAGCTCGTCGAATTGTTGAACAATGGTGCGTTTTCGGCCCAGGAGGAAGAACTTTGGGTGGAAAGGAGTTCGATCAATTCACTGCGGGATGTTGCACAGTTCCACCTCGGCGTCACAATCGACAAAGAAGCCCGCAACGCTTTCGGCGAGTTTGACCGGGATGGCATCAACCAGCAGCTGGATGAGCTTATGACTTACTGCGCTGCTGATGTGGCCATCACCCATCGTGTCTACCAAGTGGTGTTTCCCAACTTTCTTCGTGTCTGCCCACATCCTGTTAGCTTCGCTGCGTTGAGGCATCTATCGAATGTGATTTTGCCCGTCAACAAAACATGGGACTCTTACATCGCCAATGCGGAAGCCACGTACAGGAAGCTATCTGATGGTGTCCGGGAGCGGTTGGTTGCCCTTACAGACAAGGCTCGCGAAATCAAAAAGCAGCCCGAGAAGTGGAGTACTGATCCCTGGATGTCGCAGCTGGACTGGTCTGGACAGGAGGTCAAGATGACCAAGGGGACTCCGACCAGCCCCCCGAGAGAATACAAGAACCAAAAGATGCCAGGGGAGCCAAATTGGTATAGAAATCTGTTTCCCAAGGCTAAAGGCCCTATCAACCTCACTGTGCGAACAAGAATTGCACCACTTCTTCTCCGGCTGTCCTGGGATGGACACCCGTTGTTTTGGTCGGATAAGCATGGCTGGACCTTTAGAGTGCCCTTGGCCGATATGAAGAAGTACATCGACAAGCAGATGAAGCCCTGTGATTTCGAGGGGGAGACAGTCTtggccgtcaaggaggaCACAAAACACGCCTACTTCAAGCTGCCACACAAGGACGGTCCCACGGCTCGCTGCACCAACCCCATGGCAAAGAGCTATCTCAGCTATTTCGAAAAGGGGACGTTGTCGTCGGAGTACGACTATGCCAAAGAGGCCCTGGAGATGAACGCTTCTTGCTCCTACTGGATCAGCTCCCGCGACAGGATCATGTCTCAGCTGGTGGTGTACGAGTCCAACCTCCCCGAGCCTGTCCGCCCCAAAGACCTCCCCGAGGATGCCCCAACACCAGGGTTTATTCTTCCTCAGGTCATCCCCATGGGCACCGTGACCCGCCGCGCGGTAGAAAACACCTGGCTCACGGCCTCCAACGCAAAAAAGAACCGCGTCGGTTCCGAGCTCAAAGCCATGGTCCGCGCTCCACCGGGGTACGTCTTTGTCGGCGCCGACGTTGATTCAGAAGAGCTTTGGATCGCCTCTGTGGTGGGAGACGCAACGTTTAAACTCCACGGCGGGAATGCCATCGGGTTCATGACATTGGAGGGCACCAAGGCCCAAGGCACCGACCTCCACTCCCGCACCGCCGCCATTTTGGGCATCACCCGCAACGACGCCAAGGTGTTCAACTATGGGCGTATTTACGGTGCGGGCCTAAAATTCGCCGGCCAGCTCCTCAGGCaattcaacccctccctttccGAGCAGGAAACACTCGACATCGCCGGCAAGCTATACGCCACGACAAAGGGCACAAAAACCAATCGCAAGTCCCTGTATAAACGCCCCTTTTGGCGCGGAGGGACAGAGTCGTTTGTGTTCAACAAGCTGGAGGAATTCGCCGAGCAATCCCACCCTCGCACCCCCGTGTTGGGGGCGGGCATCACCGaggcgttgactgcgaggTTTTTGTCAAAGGGGGGGTATCTGACCTCGAGAATCAACTGGGCCATTCAGTCTTCTGGAGTCGActacctccacctcctcatcgtctcAATGGACTACCTCACCCGGAGATTCAACATTGCCTGCCGACTCGCCATCACGGTCCACGACGAGATTCGATATCTGGTCCAAGAACACGACAAGTACCGCGCTGCGATGGCGCTTCAAATATCCAACCTCTGGACGAGGGCAATGTTTGCCCAGCAAGTCGGCATCCACGACCTCCCCCAATCGtgcgccttcttctccgcggTAGACATTGACACCGTCCTAAGAAAAGAAGTCGACATGCCAtgcatcaccccctccaacccaatccccatcccaccagGGGAAACAGTCGACATCAACCAACTCCTCTCCAAAGGCTCCCTCGCCCGGTTGGACCCAACTATAACCCCCGACCCAACATATGCTCCGCGAGTCAATCACATCAAGTATGTCCCCCGCAAACCGGTGATGGAACAGctccaggaggaggaacacgCCCAAGAAGACGAGAAGTCCAAGCTCAGGTTCATCAGGGCGCAGATCGCAAACGACGAGGCAGAGTTTAGGGAGATATTAAGGGAGACAAGGGGAGAAGCTCAGAGAGAGAAATACATCCCCAAGGTGCCGGTCAAGATTCTCAAAAAGCCGTATAGTGCCAGTGCTAAGCTGCTGCCGGGGGCGGCGAGGTACGGGCAGCGAGAGCCGGTCatggtgagggaggcgttggagggggtCAGGTACAAGAGTTGGCctggggggagtgggagtggagGGAGTAAAaaatgggatggggggagggaaaaggggagggagagggtgcaGTGGGATTTTACTAGGTAG